AGTGTTGATTCGTAAGTCCTGAATACAGCCTTTGAAATATCCCCCGAATGCAGCCACTTCATGTTCATCTGATAGGCCTCCAACATAAACAACATCTTCTGACTGCACTTTTATAGCATGAATAGAGATGTAACTTAGTTTCTGGGCTGACTGGAACAGCTCCATCTTGTTCTGCTCCATTTTCACACTTAGTAAATGAAAATGCCCATCACCAATAAAACGATCCCCAGATAGGGTGTGATACTGATTGACCTGAACTTTCACTCTGCCCTCTTCCAACCAGATCCTCAAATACTGGCAGGTGCTGTTTTTCAAAACCAACAGCAAGCCGGCGAGTCTGCGTGTGCGGACGAACATGGAAATGGTGACGTTCTCACCTGGGTTGTCATCGATTTTGAACACAGCAGATCCCTCTGTGTTGTCATTTCCAAACCTGGCAACTACATATTCTGTTGACAacataagaaacaaaaaacatttatacaTGGCAGTGGTGTATCTTCTGGACCTCATAGTGTGACCGGATCATGCTCCCACTTGCAACAACGCTCTGGAGAATGATAGGGATTCACCATGACatcataaaacaaattattttctgACGTTGACCACTCCTTAGTCCTAAATGTTTTGGGATCTATTGCTGCAATACAAACAACACAGGATACAAATATAAAGTAATGTGGTTCTTCTAAACATGACAGGGTTCTTCATGAAGCAGGTACTGTATACCACCCTGTAAGtggaaatgattacttttcaacaGTATCTTCTTGTAATAGAAACATGGCTTCTTTTAACACTTATTCCTACAACAGTAGTTTTTCTAGTACTCAAGTGTACAAGAAGTACATATGTATACACACATAATGCTCCTTTTCATAGACTGCATGACCAGCATGGAAACTCCCACTgttcataatgtatttttaagtttGACCTGCTTTGTGATTTGACTTGATGACCGAAATGTAGGGGTCAACACAGATAAAATCACCAATCAGAAGGACAAGGCATTTCTTAGATTCTAGATAAAATAGTGTTCTCTTGCAATTACTAGTTTTTATTTTCCCACATCAAAATTGGAGCAGCGTCTGTCAAACAAGTGCTGCATGTTGAGCAAATGTGCTTAGCGAGCACAGCCCACATGATAAATATTTCTCCTCagcagtttcttgaatctcaaATGCCACATGCTTGATTGAAATGAGCCATAAACTGGAGATACATCTACAAAGTGTAATGCTTAAATAAGGGGTGGAATTTACAGACATTTAAGGTGCTACAAAAAGGGAGGATTGCATCTGTTTTTTGGGAGCCAAGTTTGCCTCCCGCTGCAACTGTATTTATCAATATTCAAATAGTAAAAAATTAACATGACAATGAATGAAAAGTATTACAATGAACGTAACAACTATGAATTAAAGTCTCAAAGTGCCAGCTTGGGTAACGGCTTATGTTGTTGGTTTCAGTAACTCAAACctttattctttcattttgtgTAGTGGGTGCCAGTATTTATCTGTTCTTTGTTACCCGGTGGAATTTCATAAGCTCTTCAAATGTCATTGGGTTAATTATGAATTCTTGTGTGGAAGCCAAACTTATTAAGTAAGGGTATTGTCGTTGCAAGTTAGTTAAGGGCTACAGCTATTTTTATCTTGCTATATTTGATGTCAGGTCACATGTTTTCTCTAACAAACATCTATTTTTGTCAATTTTTGTTATACAAGCATCTGCAGGGGACAGTAGAAAACAATAACACTTATATAAGGTGGAGATAAAATCTTGTTATCTTACCATCTGAGCAGTTTTGTCCTTCATATGGCCTATAGCATTCACATTGATAACTTTGCCATAGGTTGACACAACGTCCCCTGTTCTGACACGGGTTGGTAACACACCTGTCCCTCTTGCTACAACCCAAATTCACATTCAATGCTGATTCAGAAGACCAATTCCCAGGGAGAATTAACTCAGAATCTATATGTACATCTTGCAGACAGCCGATCAAGTAAGGTTCGGTGTGGATGCCATTAATGCTCTCGGAACTGGACCCATCAACTTTGAGACCACCAATGTAGGTATTCTGTAATGCAGATACAAGCTGACCATCAAGTGCTCCCACAGGCTCTTGTTTAGCACAGTCGTTACTGCAGGACCTATCCAGGACTTtcatttcaaatgtgtttttttccaaCGTTGTCTCCACAGTATGCCACTCTCCATCAGTCACGTTGTGGGGCAGCTCCAGAACAAAGCTCTGCTCTTTTGTCATCCGTAGGGTTAAATGCAAGAGGCCATGAAGAAGTTCTAATTTGATGAAAACGTCTTTATTCCCTCGGTGAAATATAATGGCATTAGGTAGTACGGTTCTAAAACTTAGAGTTACATTTAAAGAAATGTCCTCCTCCTTGAGAGATGTTTCAATGTGAAGGTATCCTTTCACCTCAAATGAAAATGTTGTAGATGTCTGACATCTTGACCCTGAGTAGCCGTTCAGACACATGCAGCTGAAGTCATGCAGACCGTTCTTTAGGAAGGGGGTGCATGTGCCCCCGCTTTGGCAGTTATGGTTCTCACAGCCAATAAGGACGTCAGTGCAGTTTGGCCCACCATAAACGATTCCCCCTGTGTGAGTCAGTGGACAGTGGCAGATGTAGCTTCCATCAATGTTCTCACAGGTACCTGCATTGTAGCAGGGATTCATATCACATTCATCAATGTCCTCTTGACAAAGAACACCTACAAAAAGAAGTAGATTTTAGTTATCTTTAGGTCACTTTTGGGCTCtccataaatacatttaaaacaacttTGGTGAAGTTGGACACTGCAAGGCAGTTTAATCCAACCCATGCTTTATTAGGAGTTTCTCTAGCCTGCCTGACCTCCAATGCGTGTTTAATTGCATTCATTGTAAACTTGACGTGGCAAACTGCGATGAATGCCGCCTGATAATGATGTAATTAACAATAGCATAGAATCTCAAACAACCGCTTCCTTCTTTTGGAAGGCGAACTTTCTTCCTAGGCTGTTATTTCGTTTCAGCATGGTTTCAGCAAGGTTGTTACTGGgaaaaaacatgaattataaagacacatttgaaaggtttattttttcccccacacaTGTACAAGTTGATTTTGACGGTTTAAAGAAGTCGATGGTATAGAGAATGCAGATTTTTGCCTGCATTTTCAGCATGGTTAAAACCAACTGGCCGTTTAACAATATAAAAAGTTTAAGGGATTAGTTTGTGTAGATTTTTCCACTGCCTCTCAAGAAAAGAGGTTACATGCAATGGATTCAATTACTTTAATTTTAAACTTAATTCAAACAGTATCTGGATATACAGTTCGTACTCATATATACTTTATGCAAATAAATGAACATGTTTTTATATCCACTATAACATTACCATAACATTACAATAGGTTATTGCTAAAATGTGTCATCCCACAGTTTGTCAAAGTAAACATAATTCACAGATATTCCCATTGATTCTTCATATTTTCTATATTGCTTCTTGATAAAATGTGAATGTTCAGCTATTAGGCTGGTTGATTCAATTCTTTGTTTGAATAAATGAATTACTCACTGCATTTAGATACAAATTAGAAAGAGTAAACACACCCCCTTGTCTACATCATATATCATGTATATTTTGTAAAAGCCAAACTTTACCTGCTAACATTGTGAAAATAACGAGGTTAACCAAAATCGCAGTTATCGCCATTGCTGTAATTGCAAATTAATATTTGTATATTCCATCAAGTACAGCTAAAAAAAAGCatgtaatattgtaaataatacttCCATTCCCATGGTTGTCTTTCAAAGCATTTCGACATCTCCACCAGAACGCCACTGCTGACTGACCTGATACTACTTTTTCTTCAAGCCTGATTAGCTTAGGTTTAATACGCATTAAACTTCTTAAAGAGTGACTGTTTGCCAAGAcccctttttaaagacatttaagCCAAGACCCCTtctgaaaaacatttaaagatcCTTCTAACACACcattttaactttaaaataaattacactaaGAAGACCAATAAAAaactattcctttttttttttttttttttagttaacacACACTggattcaataaaataaaataaaaataaaatgttgagcccccccccccttagCACAGACAGTCTCCCACACACCATCGCTCTTGGAAACCTGCCGGACTcctgaccattttaaaatagttcaAATCAACCAGGACCCTACTGACCAGCAGCACCCGAAACAACCTCACCAGGTCAGTCAGCCCCGTCCCCAACAATTGATTTTTCCTTGTTTTCAAAATGGCTAGTTTGGCCTGTTCAACAATAACATTCATTAAAGGGCTCCTGCCTCTTGTTCTGACACTGTAGGGGATGCCGAAAATAAACAACTCTTTGCTGAATGCCACCCCTAGAGACTGCAGGAgatctgctgctcgcctggtgttctctctacctcgcttcgcccacgctactccactactccgctcgctccactggctcccgatcaccgctcgcatccagttcaagactcttgtactagcctacagatgccttgatcagactgcacccagctacctccagaccctcatctctccctacacccccactcgacctctccgctccgcctgcactagaagactgtctctacctccgctacgctcccctgcctcccgagcccgctccttctccacccttgctccgcagtggtggaacgaccttcctacagatgtcaggactgcccagtccctgaccacattccggcgcctccttaagactcacctcttcaaacagcacctgtagaactcctctgttgtatcctgggacactatcacccttcatttaaatatgctttattttgctcttatccgccccctattttactgcatttaatcctgtacctcagaatattgtaatctgccaagtgtttaatctgtagtattttgtacttaatcatatcctgatgtaactatcactatttaatcatatcctgatgtaactttcactattatctgctgtattattgaattgtggtttgtcacacttgagaattattgtatgacttatattgtaacacttgaatgtatttgtatttgcttgcgattgtaagtcgccctggataagggcgtctgctaagaaataaataataataataataataataatcctgcagCAGATGGAAAAGTGGCTCCAGCCTTCCACAATTACTGTAGGCGTGAAAGATTGTCTCCTCCTGCCCACAGAAACAGCACTTGCTACTAATACTGAGGTCAACTCTGTGAAGCAACCTTCCCGTACTCACTATACAGTGAAGAAGTCTCCACTGAAGATCCCCACCTCTCTTAGACAGTGGTAGTTTATACAAAACTCTCCAGATAGGCCTTATGTCTCCCTCAAAAGAGATGAGCCCTCCACTTAGTGTCAGTCAGCCCCTGCAGCTGCCTGAAATGGGCTCTCTTGACATGGAGGTGATAAAGCTTTTTGCTCTCAATACTGTGTAGAGCCTGATCTTTCTCCATTTCAATATTCAGCAGACCACTGCTGCTGCTTTCTGGCTCTATTGTTCCAATTGGAGAGATGATTATTGAAGGGAAGATGGGCTCCCTTTCCTGCTCTGCTCTCCTAGACATCCCCACTTCAGCAAATCTGCAATGAGTCAGGTGCTTATATACTATTGCTGCAAAACAGTGAGTCATAAAGAGATATTGCTCCTCCCAACAACATAATGTTCTGTTCTAGTACAATTAATGGCACTAAAATGTTACAGCTGTGTGTTGTTTTATGGGAAGAGGATTAGTTTTTGCGTCAATCTTAAAGCAAAATTCTAAATTTCCTTCACACTGACATagaaaaaatacaagcaaagaaaatGAGTTTCAGAGAAGGCAAATTCTCAGGTGCTAGTAATGAAACCGATTGTGTAATTGAATATAGCTCAGGGCTGGCTGTATTCCTCTTCAATATTTTCTCTCATTCAGAACTCACACACAGAAATCATTAAGCAGTTAATTGTGACTCTCTGAGAACTCTCTGAGAACGCCTGTCAAAGCGTGATTCAGTGACATCAGATGGAAACAGGAATGTGGCCTACACTCACTTTTCTTATTAATTACAAGAACTGTGAGTTGAATGAACGAAGAAATCAATTCACATGAAAGTATGTGTACAACTTTCAATATTTACCTGTAAAACCTTGTTGACATTTGCAGACATAGCCAGCAGCGTATTGGTAATCAAATTCTGCAGGCAGTTCTTGGGCTGTTCCGTACCGTTCCTTCCAGGACAGCTCTATACACTCGCTTCCAGAGAGGCAAGGGTTACTGCTGCATTCACTTACATCCATCTCACAGTCACTGCCTGTGAAGCCTGGACGAGTGCaagaaatgcataaataaataaattaataaataaataaataaataaataaataactttacttttttttccatTGGTTTTTCTAAGTGTTGCCTGTTAtacagattctctccagcaggTGGCAAGAACTTCTGGCCTATAATGTGAAACATACTTAACAAACCAATCCATCTTTGGTCTTTCCTGCAGAAATTGTAGTCTACATATTCTCCCATTCAAGAGAAATGGAGAAGCTTGTTTGGATGCTGTTAAATCTTCCTTTTTAAACTTAACTTATTAACATTATGTGTTCTAACAATGAAACATAATCACTGCAGCGTGAAAAGCTAAAACAATTGTAACCTTTAATCACACACCCCTTCTCTCACACAGTATGACTAAATCTCAGTCTGACAAGTAAAAATGCTACACGCTCCTGGAATGTAAATACTGCTTTGCTGAATGAAGCAGGAGGTAGTGTGAGCTATTTCAAGCTGAAACAAAGCTTTGTGAGGAAAAAGAGGCTACAGTTAAAGCAATGTTGTGCCAATATAGAACAGAACTAAGTCCCTATAaactaaaacttaaaaaaaacaaaaagcttgaCTTTTTAGTTTCTGTAGTTTTATCTCAGAAATCTTCACCTGTTCTATCAAGCTATCAAGAGTGACAGGAAGTGAACTAAGGACATGTCAAGGACTGCTTACAACATTCAGTTTAATTAACTTAGCAGCACTACAGAAGGCAGGAGCCACATTCAAACCAAGTAGCTATGGTGCATTGTTTCAGAGAAAATCCTTTTCTGGATTCTTTTAGCTCTCATCTCTCTTCCATTATTGTGCTGAAGTGAAATCACCCATTAGCTTAAAAAACTCCAGGATTCCAATTCTACAGAATCTGGCTTCTTTATGAGcgggacagtgagagagagacagctaaATAATCTAGGAATAAAGCAATCATGATCTCACATCATGCTGTAGTAGCGCTTAGCGTTGGCAACACACAGTTGATGCCTCAGGCTTCAAATGTGTATGGCTGAATGCCAAAAGGGGCCTCTATCTGTTCCACATGGCTGCTGTGGCACTGAAACCTACTACAGAACTTTTCTCTCTCTGAGGCAATGGGAAGTATTGGCACGATTTTCAACCACATGCTCTGAAATTGCAATTAGATTCATTTGGAAACCAAGTCAAGTCCTAGTTAGGAGCAGGACAATGAGAGGAGTTATTGGGTTTATGGAGGTGGAGACACACACATAACAGAAATGGAAACTAGACAGACAAAGACACAAACATTCAGGCAACAGGAAAAATGGCCCTTTACACATGCTGTGGTGCTCAGAGACCATTAGAGaccagtgtttttctgtgtgacTGTGTTCCTACCTGGCCAGCACTGGCATGTGTAGTTCCCACCACGTTCCTCACAAGTAGCATTGTTAAAACAGGGCTGTGATAAGCAGGGTGGAATGCGAATTTCACAGTGAAGGCCCATGAAACCTGTGCCAGAACAAACGCAGCGgtagctgtaaaataaaataggttatcaataagaatgaattaaaaaaaataaaaattaaaaataagagaaaatcattacaatgcaaaaaaaaaaaaaaaaaaaaaaaaaaaagcctaatggCAAATGCAGTCAATGTCTCAAAGTTATTCAGTTGCACCCTACGGTAACATTGAAAAGTTGTCTATTAAAATAGCGTGTCAAATCTATTTGGAAGCAATGCTCTAGTAAATAGTAAGTTTCATAAATGTACCCATTTATTCCATCAACACACTGCCCTCCATTTTGGCATGGTTGACTTCTGCACTCGTCAACATTGGTTTCACAGAAATCCCCCTGGAAACCAGACACACATGTGCAGGAGAAGTCATTCAGGTAGTCCTGACAGGTCGCTCCGTTCAAGCACTGCTCTGACTGACATTCATCAATTTCCAGCTCACAGTTCCTACCTGAAAAAACAAAGTAAAGAAGGAGAAGAATTTGTGAAAAATCTCTTTGCTGTAACACATTGTGTTGTTGTACCACCAGATGGCATCCCAAGATACTGACAGGAATTATTcagctttgtatttgtagtaataatcatgtttgttttgttcacaTCTACAAGATTTTCTTAAGGTCAAATGTTGATAAAAGTGTGTGCTTTTAATGTATGGTTTCATTAACTTTAACACTGTTTCCTGAATTTGTCAAACTTAGAAGGCAGTGATTTGTGCAGACCCCTATCTGACTCTCATACCAATTGTAAAAGGACTGTACTGTGCCTGTCGTATATACAAGTCACCAatcatccttaaaaaaaaaaaaatgttttgttaattgtttattgcTATTAGTTTATCACACAGCTCTGTGTTGAGCTTTAGATTAACATATGCTGTGCAGTCCTGTATCACTTGTGCAACATATGCTTTGCAAATAACTGTGTCAATGCACCTGATCTGCGGCTGTTTGTTAACTGTAACAACTTCCACTGCTTTACTGCACTTTTTTTTCAGATTGTCTTTACAGGTGATATATCATTCTTGACACTGTCAATGAAGGCATGTCAAATTATGAGCAGGTGAAGCCTTTTGTTAACCATCTGGTCAGCATTAAACCATATACTTACAATCATCTATTACCCTATGCCCCAGGGACGTGTGAGAAGTTTGGATACCTTTCTTTAAAGATCCTTAAACTTGGCACTCAAGCAAGATGCCCTACAGGCATAATATTCCGTCACTAATCAGTAGTTATCTAAATAAGAATCCTTTCTAAATCTTGCATTTTATTAAAGACCTTATTTAAGGAAATGCATGTTTGCTAACAAGTgctgcttttaaaactgcacatataAGATGCACATAGTGAATAGAAACGCACAACAAGAAAAATGTATGGATTGACTTCATAAGCCATACCTCCTTTCATTCTTAACAGATACCTTCTCCCCCCCCACCAAAGACATATTCATGCACTTACCTGTGTACCCTGGCATGCAGGCGCAAACATACTGCCCAATCTTATTTAAACACGTTGCTCCATTTTGGCAAGGCTGAGAAACACATTCGTTCACCTCGATGTCACAGTGTTTGCCTTGAAAGCCGGGCACACAGTAACAGGAGTAGCCATTGATTCGATCCCTGCACAGAGCTCTGTTCTGACAGGGGCTGGAGGCACATTCGTTCACATCAGCCTCACAGTGGGTACCCGTGTAACCTTCTGGGCAGATGCATTTATAATTAGCAGCTTCGGCTTGGACAGCCCCAGCCTGGCAGCTAGCTCCACCCTCACAAAGGCTGTTGGCGCACTGATGGACATATGCCTCACAAAGTTCTCCAGAAAAGCCAGGCGGACAATGACAGATAAGGTCACTAGGATGCCCAGTGTTTATACAAGTGATGTTCTTTTGGCAAGAGCTGGGATTGCAAAATTCACTGGATTTTTCACAGATTTTGTTCACAAAGGTGATTGGAACTGAGGGACAGTTGCAAATATATTCTGGAGTAACATCTTCGCAACTAGCGTTGTTTTGGCAAGGGTCAGATAGGCATCCGGTAACGTTCTCCACACAAAATACACCTGCAAATTGGGAAAAGGATACAAGCTTTATTCTCCTAGACAAATTATTCTTTTtgtgtttacttgttttactATTGAGTGTTTGAATTTACagcagccattattattatttgtttatttagcagacgcctttgtccaaggttaactatgcaccagctgcagagtcacttacaattacgtctcacctgaaagacaaagcacaaggaggttaagtgacttgctcagggtcacacaatgagccagtggctgaggtggaatttgaactggggacctcctggttacaagcccttttctttaaccactggaccacacagccgccaTTACTGTAAGTGGTTACAAATGCAGGGTGTATCGAAATCTtatagaaacagaaaaaaaaggtctGGAAACATGGTATATAAAAATGGCTACAGAACCCGGAGTTCTGGATTTTACCATTAAAGTAGCATGGACTCTGCTGTTTATGTAGCTATGGAGGAATCAAAACGAATACGAGTCTGGTGTCAAGAACAGGAAAAGTCTAACTCATAATATTGACCTATGCAGTGGCATTCACATGCTTGAAGTTGAAGGTTGACTGCTTTAGTAAAGCTAGAAAATGTAACTGCCACCTCGTGGTTCAGTGTAGTACCATGACTCTGCAGCTCTGTAAAAGCAtgggtaatataataataaaacatagctGAATTATGCTGTAAACAGGGTACGGTACATGTATGGTAATGTGTGTGACGTTACAATTCATTGCCATTCAAACTGACCCTATATTAATGAATGCCAATAAACCAACAAAAGGAGTTGGAAATGTACTATAATCTAATCTCTTATGGAAAACCAATGCATACGTTCCTACATTCAGTTTATAGTAACATATTTCAATTTAACAATTTCATAGTATTTAAAATTGCAtactatatttattatatatttcatCATAATGAAAAGCAATACCATGACCCCATCTACTAAAAACTTAACACAGTGCAAGTACTTAGTTGCTGACGACAGGAAGAGACATTGCAAGAAAAGCTGTATTCATTGTCTAATCATCATGTGTGTTTTAAAATTCCTGTGAAATTCAATATTTCTGAATGAGATACATGATAGGGTAAAATAATATGGATAGGGATACTGATAATTAGTTATTTCCAAATTGCCTTTAATAGTAACAATGTATCGAAGGTTGTGATTAAGTGTCAAATCAGAGGTTGACTACATTCaatgtattgtcatgtatttctgtttgaaatgctCCAGATTTTCCAATTCTGTAGTCTGGGTGCCAGCAAACCTCAGTGTTTCTCAAAGCATCACATCATGTTGCCATAGCAACCATTTGCATGGTTCCTTTTCTGAATTCATCCCATTTCCATGGAGACTATCAATAGACAGAAATCAGTCATTTAAAGCATTATGTTCTCTCTATTCAGACAAGCCTGCATTTCCTTAATCGGGGTGCTGAAAACAGTGTCCACCCTAATGATTCATTAATAAATACCTTCTATATGTTCTAATAGCACTGTGTTGCTctagtgtgttattattattgtctaaTATTGTTTATAACATCATTTATATCATGTTACACATCAGCTGACAAGAGACTGTGCTGCAAACTCACTGGATAGTTTGTTCTTTCACTTTTGAATGacctgtttaaaatatgttattatgaATGTGCGTTTGCTTTATGATTGGTTGTGGTGTTTTATATGTGATACACACAGCTGAGCATATTAAAAGGTAAGATGCATATTTAGATGAAACACAATAAATATGCTGCAACtcttaatacaaaatactaccTACATTTGTCTGTACGCTAAGACAGAGCCAGATGTTGTACCGTGTACCATCACTTCTGCTTAACCATATGTGTCTCCTACATCACAGTAATAAGAACAAGACGGTATTACTGGGACAATAAATTATGGCAGAGTAAAAACACAATTGGGGTTTCCAACTGTAGctttgtgacagagatcaaattaTTATTGGTGTTAGATcgccttcccgacctgtgagggtgctgagtAGTGAACAGAGTACCGTGGACTAGATGgtccgacagttcattcccagggttaggtggaagttggacgtctagaaaggggactgagctatggtacactaaatcattaaccgttaaccaaggggtcatggttgacggtatataaaggggacgtagtgatgtgatctgttcctttgtgaatggttaaattaaatgaccagaaggagatcctgtgctgtgaaacgtgagtgttttgtttgttttttgtttgtcgttaataatactgtttgtaattatttggacggctaacacgatccggagctgtcgcctaaGTCCAGCACTAAACCcgaatcaacaacactgcacttttgtttgcactaaagaactgtattcagcacgagcactagagcacacactgtggactggtgtttgtgtttgtgtatgtgttac
The Acipenser ruthenus chromosome 10, fAciRut3.2 maternal haplotype, whole genome shotgun sequence DNA segment above includes these coding regions:
- the LOC117410151 gene encoding protein crumbs homolog 1-like isoform X1; translation: MAFSKSSRFKLSFVTNLILLSLISIGSVFCVENVTGCLSDPCQNNASCEDVTPEYICNCPSVPITFVNKICEKSSEFCNPSSCQKNITCINTGHPSDLICHCPPGFSGELCEAYVHQCANSLCEGGASCQAGAVQAEAANYKCICPEGYTGTHCEADVNECASSPCQNRALCRDRINGYSCYCVPGFQGKHCDIEVNECVSQPCQNGATCLNKIGQYVCACMPGYTGRNCELEIDECQSEQCLNGATCQDYLNDFSCTCVSGFQGDFCETNVDECRSQPCQNGGQCVDGINGYRCVCSGTGFMGLHCEIRIPPCLSQPCFNNATCEERGGNYTCQCWPGFTGSDCEMDVSECSSNPCLSGSECIELSWKERYGTAQELPAEFDYQYAAGYVCKCQQGFTGVLCQEDIDECDMNPCYNAGTCENIDGSYICHCPLTHTGGIVYGGPNCTDVLIGCENHNCQSGGTCTPFLKNGLHDFSCMCLNGYSGSRCQTSTTFSFEVKGYLHIETSLKEEDISLNVTLSFRTVLPNAIIFHRGNKDVFIKLELLHGLLHLTLRMTKEQSFVLELPHNVTDGEWHTVETTLEKNTFEMKVLDRSCSNDCAKQEPVGALDGQLVSALQNTYIGGLKVDGSSSESINGIHTEPYLIGCLQDVHIDSELILPGNWSSESALNVNLGCSKRDRCVTNPCQNRGRCVNLWQSYQCECYRPYEGQNCSDEYVVARFGNDNTEGSAVFKIDDNPGENVTISMFVRTRRLAGLLLVLKNSTCQYLRIWLEEGRVKVQVNQYHTLSGDRFIGDGHFHLLSVKMEQNKMELFQSAQKLSYISIHAIKVQSEDVVYVGGLSDEHEVAAFGGYFKGCIQDLRINTKRLEFYPIGAPVNSYSKRTLVNVTRGCTGDNTCEIKPCLNGGVCYSIWDDFTCSCPPSTAGRMCEVVRWCELNPCPSVAVCQPLNKGFECIANATFTEDSNIMYRGNGKIDRDLTNITFSFRTRKQETTLLHAEKGSEFVTVAIQNSRILFELQSGMSFITVSMKSLLPVSDGRWHKMTLSMIYPTSLFSRWHMAIDGAEETTTTSVATGNLNFLKEGTEILLGGLGPDVGGNLVGCLSTVEVSGVSLPYFDGADIHIAKPQQEQFIKTSIKPAIIGCSGASVCTPNPCLMGGSCEDLFNLFNCTCPAGWAGLKCDINIDECASNPCIHGNCSDKTLSYECDCEPGYTGKSCELEIDECEKHRCVNGAMCLDGINSYSCLCSPNFTGPFCDQGLRPDNFPWHYPRLRYPKLPVSICGNGKRNYTCFNGGNCTRTRGQRMCTCLPGFTGDRCEMDIDECKSNPCLNGGLCRNMFNKYQCLCDMNFAGDYCELDLTTDTMTPELILSICLVSVALLIVLFLATTVFTVHMNRRATQGTYSPSRQEKEGSRVEMWDMVQPPPIERLI